The following proteins are encoded in a genomic region of Cyclonatronum proteinivorum:
- a CDS encoding response regulator — MKFFCFLILSAVLFPLFPLLPSGTAFGQQPEGFPFVRFFQAGTDFTGSDLTYAITQGPDGTILFGNDEAGIQQINGTDVRPIRFPRSNVAASFARDPFGRIYATGNADFGYLEESGLHGMQYHSLTHLVQAAAGSIPFIHTSASVGDQGAMFFAGLQSGYFYDPQQDSVLVLMPVGQFYDTNRVGSTTWLTDTASGLHTVNHQGRLTWVETPFPPGNNRIIGLQGKPAVYTFDHRLWILEDSGDWVLSGVFRYYEDKEALHVLHAGSLADGRVMIASMSGVQIFTRDGRLQHNFNSSNVLPFDISGMAYEAEDGKIWVSSPNGIAVIDFRNPLRYFPAPMGLPDRRLNVFAEWNDMLFVGSDSGLWASDASSFSQVVGNMAIFDMLETAFGLMVASSRGLLLVEEDGNIEQLSGDVFIRSIFADPDHPETYYFYDSPQALYRIVMDDTGGGHQVSLLYENTIMPFSIVKVSGEELWYSTRDFGIYQLQARSDAHGIAEITGSILWDEQRGLPAPENINIFRYQGDVAFMTDDGVYTPDATRQAAVPHPDFRDIVFGTTRRNIWPFLALQSGAFAGRVNAAVFPLLTPETPSETMQSAGAAPSYRWRNLPFGRSFELGGIIRLTESPSGRLYALAGSGLSYLNAGWENETPVSARAPRLQITGINMAADSVLFHGWSASVEDINPHVPFGMNSLRFNWSLNAFEPTDLNRYQFRLLGAETDWSAWSAETFADYRNLREGRYTFEVRGRDLYNRISEAAVFSFTVQPPWYRSVFAYMFYILFAAGLIGGSFHWRTQKLLARQQELEREVAARTSEIEHKKQQLEKLDKVKSTFFSNVSHEFRTPLTLIKGPVERLMYESSLSTAEKIGEYERILENANRLLSLIDQILNLSKMESGTYVLQLRRLDLNALLQRVAGWYRELAARKGLQFTLEIPDTPFWMYADAEQAELLFSNLLSNAVKYTETGGVTLRCLIRNETAEVLVKDTGIGIPEGEQGRIFDRYYRAQSGLLSSSGAGIGLNLVKYAADLHGIAVSLHSAEGQGTAFTLLCRAGLAHLSTEYRVLEDDGSIPAATLQVPDQVAAGSPKEEEASHPAVQAEAPEDADTDADAEDIPLLLLADDNRDIRVFIRSVLGPGYRYAECADGHQLVAQAKTLQPDLILSDVMMPGLDGIAASRILKEDPETAHIPIIMITAKGGNQNELTGLKSGANDYITKPFSPAILQARVLGQINLLMRLRRFLQQQFKASYLHTDAESATGAETEADGVNTPEWKQQIDAALHDPEFSVQDMANMLALSRSSLNRFFNSETGSSPQEYIRQRRIELACKMMARKEGSLSEIAYAAGFSSVSYFSRVFKQLKGVPPTQYAGS, encoded by the coding sequence GTGAAATTTTTTTGCTTTCTGATTTTGTCGGCGGTACTGTTTCCGCTGTTTCCATTGCTTCCATCGGGCACTGCTTTTGGGCAGCAGCCGGAAGGCTTTCCCTTCGTCCGCTTTTTTCAGGCAGGCACCGATTTCACCGGTTCGGATCTGACCTACGCAATTACGCAAGGTCCCGACGGCACGATTCTTTTTGGCAATGATGAGGCGGGCATTCAGCAGATAAACGGGACGGATGTACGCCCGATTCGCTTTCCGCGCAGCAATGTGGCGGCTTCCTTCGCCCGCGATCCTTTCGGACGCATCTATGCTACCGGGAATGCTGATTTCGGATATTTGGAGGAATCCGGTTTGCATGGTATGCAGTATCACTCGCTCACACATCTTGTACAGGCAGCTGCGGGGAGCATCCCTTTTATTCATACCTCAGCTTCGGTAGGGGATCAGGGTGCGATGTTTTTTGCCGGTCTGCAAAGCGGCTATTTTTACGATCCGCAACAGGACAGCGTACTTGTACTGATGCCGGTCGGGCAGTTTTATGATACCAATCGTGTAGGGAGCACAACCTGGCTCACCGATACAGCGTCCGGCCTGCATACCGTAAACCATCAGGGCAGGCTCACATGGGTTGAAACCCCTTTCCCGCCGGGCAACAACCGCATCATCGGGCTGCAGGGGAAGCCTGCTGTGTACACGTTTGATCACCGCCTATGGATTCTTGAGGACAGCGGCGACTGGGTTCTGAGCGGTGTTTTTCGGTATTATGAGGATAAAGAAGCCCTTCATGTGCTGCATGCCGGCAGCCTTGCCGACGGGCGGGTGATGATCGCTTCTATGAGCGGGGTGCAGATCTTTACCCGCGACGGCCGCCTTCAGCACAATTTTAACAGCTCCAATGTGTTGCCTTTCGATATTTCCGGAATGGCCTATGAAGCGGAAGACGGCAAAATTTGGGTTTCAAGTCCGAACGGTATCGCAGTAATTGACTTCCGTAACCCGCTGCGTTACTTTCCTGCACCTATGGGATTGCCGGATCGGCGCCTCAATGTGTTCGCGGAGTGGAACGACATGCTGTTTGTAGGGTCAGATTCCGGGCTTTGGGCAAGTGACGCATCCTCGTTTAGTCAAGTCGTTGGCAATATGGCCATCTTCGACATGCTGGAGACCGCCTTCGGCCTCATGGTAGCAAGCAGCCGCGGTCTCTTGCTGGTTGAAGAAGACGGAAACATAGAGCAGCTCTCCGGCGATGTTTTCATCCGCAGCATTTTTGCAGATCCGGATCATCCCGAAACCTACTATTTCTACGATTCACCGCAGGCCCTTTACCGGATTGTGATGGATGATACCGGTGGCGGGCATCAAGTGAGCCTGCTATATGAAAATACGATTATGCCATTTTCTATTGTTAAAGTTTCGGGGGAGGAACTGTGGTACAGCACCCGCGATTTTGGCATTTATCAGCTGCAGGCCCGCTCCGATGCGCATGGTATTGCCGAAATAACCGGCAGTATTTTATGGGATGAGCAGCGCGGACTCCCGGCACCGGAAAACATCAACATCTTCCGCTATCAGGGTGATGTAGCTTTTATGACCGATGATGGGGTGTACACTCCTGATGCCACACGGCAGGCAGCGGTACCGCACCCGGATTTCAGGGATATTGTATTCGGCACAACCCGCCGCAACATTTGGCCCTTCCTTGCACTGCAGTCCGGTGCGTTCGCCGGCCGGGTTAACGCCGCCGTTTTTCCGCTGCTCACTCCGGAAACGCCCTCCGAAACGATGCAGAGCGCTGGTGCGGCCCCTTCCTATCGTTGGCGTAACCTGCCATTTGGCCGCTCATTTGAACTCGGCGGCATCATCAGGCTTACAGAAAGTCCTTCCGGCAGGCTGTATGCCCTGGCTGGCAGCGGGCTCTCCTACCTTAACGCGGGATGGGAAAATGAAACCCCAGTCAGCGCCCGCGCGCCCCGCTTGCAGATCACCGGAATCAACATGGCCGCAGATTCTGTGCTCTTTCACGGCTGGTCGGCTTCCGTGGAAGATATCAACCCTCACGTACCCTTCGGGATGAACAGTCTGCGCTTCAACTGGAGCCTCAATGCTTTTGAACCTACTGACCTCAACCGCTATCAGTTCCGCCTGCTCGGTGCCGAAACCGACTGGTCGGCCTGGTCCGCCGAAACCTTCGCCGACTATCGCAACCTGCGGGAAGGCCGCTACACCTTCGAAGTGCGCGGACGCGACCTCTACAACCGCATTTCGGAGGCGGCCGTCTTTTCCTTCACCGTGCAGCCCCCCTGGTACCGATCAGTCTTTGCGTACATGTTCTACATCCTTTTTGCCGCCGGCCTGATAGGCGGCAGCTTTCATTGGCGCACTCAAAAGCTGCTGGCACGACAGCAGGAACTCGAGCGGGAAGTCGCCGCAAGAACCTCAGAAATTGAGCACAAAAAGCAACAGCTTGAAAAGCTTGATAAAGTAAAAAGCACTTTCTTCTCGAACGTTAGCCATGAGTTTCGCACGCCCCTAACCCTCATTAAGGGACCTGTGGAGCGCCTCATGTATGAAAGCAGTCTGAGCACGGCTGAGAAAATCGGGGAGTACGAGCGCATCCTCGAAAACGCCAACCGCCTGCTGTCGCTCATCGATCAGATCCTTAACCTTTCCAAAATGGAAAGCGGCACCTACGTACTGCAGCTCCGACGCCTTGACCTTAACGCCCTGCTGCAACGTGTTGCCGGCTGGTACCGCGAGCTCGCTGCCCGCAAAGGGCTCCAATTTACGCTTGAAATTCCCGACACGCCGTTTTGGATGTATGCCGATGCCGAACAGGCCGAGCTGCTGTTTTCCAACCTGCTCTCCAACGCCGTTAAATACACCGAAACCGGCGGGGTCACACTCCGCTGTCTCATCCGCAACGAAACCGCGGAAGTACTCGTGAAAGATACCGGTATCGGCATACCGGAAGGCGAGCAGGGCCGCATCTTCGACCGCTACTACCGCGCCCAAAGCGGCCTGCTGAGCAGCTCCGGTGCCGGAATCGGCCTCAACTTAGTTAAATACGCCGCCGACCTGCACGGGATAGCCGTGTCGCTGCACTCCGCCGAAGGGCAGGGAACGGCATTTACCCTGCTGTGCCGGGCGGGTTTGGCGCATTTAAGCACCGAATACAGGGTGCTTGAGGATGATGGCAGCATCCCGGCGGCAACGCTTCAGGTGCCCGATCAGGTGGCAGCGGGAAGCCCTAAAGAAGAAGAGGCGTCGCATCCCGCTGTTCAGGCGGAAGCCCCTGAGGATGCTGATACTGATGCCGACGCCGAGGACATCCCCCTGCTCCTCCTCGCAGACGACAACCGGGATATCCGCGTTTTTATCCGCTCCGTGCTGGGCCCCGGCTACCGCTACGCCGAGTGCGCCGACGGGCATCAGCTCGTAGCACAGGCCAAAACCCTGCAGCCCGACCTCATCCTCTCCGATGTGATGATGCCCGGTCTCGACGGCATTGCCGCAAGCCGGATACTCAAAGAAGATCCCGAGACAGCGCACATCCCCATCATCATGATTACCGCCAAGGGGGGCAATCAAAACGAGCTAACGGGCCTCAAATCAGGCGCCAACGACTACATCACCAAACCCTTCTCGCCGGCCATCCTGCAGGCACGGGTTTTGGGGCAAATCAACCTGCTGATGCGCCTGCGCCGCTTCCTGCAGCAGCAGTTCAAAGCAAGCTACCTGCACACGGACGCGGAGTCAGCAACCGGCGCGGAGACTGAAGCCGATGGGGTAAACACCCCCGAATGGAAGCAGCAGATTGATGCCGCCCTGCATGACCCTGAATTTTCGGTTCAGGATATGGCGAACATGCTCGCGCTGAGCCGTTCAAGCCTCAACCGCTTTTTTAACAGTGAAACAGGAAGCAGCCCGCAGGAATACATCCGGCAGCGGCGCATCGAGCTCGCCTGTAAAATGATGGCCCGGAAGGAGGGAAGCCTCAGCGAAATCGCCTACGCCGCGGGATTCAGCAGCGTCAGCTACTTCAGCCGGGTATTCAAACAGCTCAAAGGGGTGCCCCCCACACAATACGCCGGCAGCTGA